One Chondrinema litorale genomic window, GACTGGCACCCAAGTGCCGATACAAAGGCAGATGTACAAAGCTCATTGGCTTTAGTTGATTTTATGGTAGAGTTTTACGGTCAAGCAGCACACGCTTCTGCTGATCCTTGGAATGGTAGAAGTGCTTCTGATGCTTTAGAATTGTATACCACAGGTATTAATTACTACCGTGAGCACATTAAACCAACTGTAAGAATTCACTACCACATACAAGATGGTGGTAAAGTAGTAAATGTGGTACCTGATTATTCACGTATTTGGACGAGAGTAAGAGATACCAAAAGAGAAGGTATGGATGTAGTTTGGAAACAAGTGGAAAGAATTGCGGAAGGTGCAGCTATAATGGCAAATGTAGATTACAAGATTTCATTAATCTCTGGTATACACGAAGTATTACCAAACAGAGCAGGTGGAACGGCTATGCAATCTAACTTAGAATATTTAGGAGAAATCTCTTATACTAATGAAGAAGTAGAATACGCAAAAGGTATCCAAAGAGCAACTGGCAAACCAGAAGTTGGTATGGATATGAAGATTAATCCGCTAGAAGAAACCAAAGAACACCCAGGCGGTGGCTCAACTGATGCTGGTGATGTTAGCTGGGTAGTTCCAACGATTAGATTGGGAGTTACCACTGCACCAAAAGGAACTCCTTGGCATAGCTGGGCAGTAGTGGCTTGTGGTGGAATGTCTATCGGGCACAAGGGGATGGTGTATGCAGCTAAAGCACTTTCTATGACAATGGTTGATCTTTTCGAAAATGAGAAACTAAGAGATGAAGTAAAGGCTGAGTACAAAGAAAGAAAAGGCGATTACGAATATAAAGGAATAGTACCAGACGGGCCTCCACCATTAAATGGTTTAGAATAAAATTTTTAAATAAAAGACCTCACTATAATTAGCCTAGAATATAGAGAATTAATAAAGTCGGTATTTTTTATTATTTTATAACTATGGATAGAATAACAAAAGATACCGACATTAGAGAATATAGGAGAAAGTTAGTGATTCGCCTATCAAAGAGAGGACTCAAACAACAAAGTATTGCAGAGGTACTTGACTGTAGTCAAGGCTTAGTTAGTCAAGTTCTTTCCGCTTATGAGCAAACTGGTATTTCTGGTATCAAAAAGAAAAAATATCCAGGAGCTAGCCCAAAACTTACCATAGCTCAACAGAAAGAACTCAAAGCTCATTTAGTCAGAGGGGCTACTAAAGCTGGTTTTCCTACCCAAGGCTGAACAAGAAAAAGAGTTTTTTGTCAAATAAAACAACTCTTTGGTGTTGAGTATAGCCTTCAACATATTGGCACACTGTTACATCAATGGGGTTTTAGCTACCGCAAGCCTCCAAAGAAAGAACCCAGAAAAAATCCTGAACTTGTAAAAAAGTGGAAAAAACAAAGATTGCCTAATTTACTGAAAACGGCTAAAAAAGAAGGCAGAAAGGTCTATTATGGAGATGAAGCATCTTTTTTCGTTACACCAAAATTGCAAAAATGTTTTTTACCTCAAGCCAATCCCTTTCCTGTTGAGATATGGTCAAAATCTTTTGAGCATATCTTTGTTTGTTCAGCCATCAGTAGTGAGGGAGATTTTACTTATACCACCAGTAAACAGCCTTACAGAGGGGAAGATATTGTCTCATTCTTAGAACAGCTATTAGCAGATGAACCAAATCCCATTACTTTAATTTGGGATCAAGCAAGTGTTCATGATTGCAAAGCAGTACATCAGTTATTAGAAAAGTTACCAAGAGGAAGACTTAAATTGGTGAAACAACCTGCATATAGCCCAGAAGTAAATCCGGATGAACATGTATGGGCGTATATCAAAAATATTGATTTGAAAAATCTTGCCTTCAAATCACTGACTGATTTGAAGGACAAGTTGATAGATATATTAGAGGATTTCTCAAATAGAAAACAACTCATTAGAAATTTCTTTCTTGACCAAAATGTAGCCTTTTATTAATTTTCTATTTGCTACCCTATATATAGTGAGGCTTTTTTCATTTTAAGCTAGTACTTGCAAAATACTTCATAGCTTTGCTCATAAAATCGGCAAAGTCTGCATTAGGCTCTCCATTAATTTCTGTATACCTATTATCACTCACATATAAATCTCCCAAGCCGACATAAGCCTTGGCTTGTTTATCTTCAGAATCCATAGTTCCCCAAAACTTTCTAATAAAGGTGTAATGCAGTGCCACATGTTGCTGAACAATTTCGCTCGTAGGATCTTCTTCTGTTAAGCTCGCCAACTTTTCGTTTACGGCTTTAAAGTCAGCCTTTAGTTTATGTAATTCAGTTTTACTTAACTGTCTTAGTTGGTTCTCAACTTCTTCTACTTGTTTGCCCCATTTTTTTATAGCTTCTTCCCTGTAAGCTGCTGCTTTTTCTTTAGGAAGACCTTCGTATAATTCTTCGTGATCTAACATTTTTTTATTCTTTAAATTAAAAATGGTCTTGTTAATCGTATTGATCAATGTTTCGAGATTCTGTTTCTGCTTATCTAAAGCATCTTTTTGCTTAGATAATGAGGCTATTAAATCAAATTGAGGATCGTCTAATATGCGGGCAATTTCTTTTAGCGGATATGCCAGCGTTTTATAAAAAAGAATTTGCTGTAATCGGAGCAGTTCTTCTTCGCCATAAAGTCTATACCCAGCTTCGGTACGAACTTTTGGTTTAAGTAATCCTATCTGATCGTAATGGTGAAGCGTGCGCACACTTACACCTGAAATTTTTGCCAATTTCTGAACAGAATATTCAATCAT contains:
- a CDS encoding amidohydrolase produces the protein MKKLYFLVLLEFISVCAFAQKKPKIDANKKAVIASLDGKFDELTELSDKIWSYEEIAFQETKSAEALVAYAKAQGFAVKTGVADIPTAFIAEYGSGEPIIGIMGEFDALPGLSQKTVPTKDPLNEGKPGHGCGHNLFGVASLGAATAIKELIEEGKLKGTVRFYGTPAEEKFFGKLWMIRAGLFDDLDVMMDWHPSADTKADVQSSLALVDFMVEFYGQAAHASADPWNGRSASDALELYTTGINYYREHIKPTVRIHYHIQDGGKVVNVVPDYSRIWTRVRDTKREGMDVVWKQVERIAEGAAIMANVDYKISLISGIHEVLPNRAGGTAMQSNLEYLGEISYTNEEVEYAKGIQRATGKPEVGMDMKINPLEETKEHPGGGSTDAGDVSWVVPTIRLGVTTAPKGTPWHSWAVVACGGMSIGHKGMVYAAKALSMTMVDLFENEKLRDEVKAEYKERKGDYEYKGIVPDGPPPLNGLE
- a CDS encoding helix-turn-helix domain-containing protein; this translates as MDRITKDTDIREYRRKLVIRLSKRGLKQQSIAEVLDCSQGLVSQVLSAYEQTGISGIKKKKYPGASPKLTIAQQKELKAHLVRGATKAGFPTQG
- a CDS encoding MerR family transcriptional regulator; this encodes MIEYSVQKLAKISGVSVRTLHHYDQIGLLKPKVRTEAGYRLYGEEELLRLQQILFYKTLAYPLKEIARILDDPQFDLIASLSKQKDALDKQKQNLETLINTINKTIFNLKNKKMLDHEELYEGLPKEKAAAYREEAIKKWGKQVEEVENQLRQLSKTELHKLKADFKAVNEKLASLTEEDPTSEIVQQHVALHYTFIRKFWGTMDSEDKQAKAYVGLGDLYVSDNRYTEINGEPNADFADFMSKAMKYFASTSLK